A window from Cryptomeria japonica chromosome 1, Sugi_1.0, whole genome shotgun sequence encodes these proteins:
- the LOC131056753 gene encoding mitogen-activated protein kinase kinase kinase 18-like, producing MRIEKEMKAGEEWVCGGIIGAGAFGTVSLAICKSNAHLFAVKSTTTSISSLENEYNILKSLDSPYVVQCLGKEYTTENGQSVYNLFMEYMPGGSIGDLLTKFGGQLDESVIRCYTRGILLGIQYLHRKGIVDCDIKGKNILVGSNGVKLADLGSAKRNGNEEDKEQRCQLRGSPLWMAPEVVKQVEQGPASDIWSLGCTVIEMSTGQPPWGSTLHPLNTMYRIGFIEELPEMPQYLSAEGKDFLEKCLRRDPRQRSLSTTRKENEGACGGDESKACKKSPPPKDRILKLAGGGEFNGVVGKCNNYFADPLPDQWIVVRSPEQLKSFNSVEPFQMLFSKEVPSTQAEVGCTSITETSDYSEEVMSSESETYRSFCGREVDRIEYALCEVQLANYLHKDIYETMDVSDSGPWKII from the exons ATGAGAATCGAGAAGGAAATGAAAGCAGGGGAGGAATGGGTTTGTGGTGGGATAATAGGAGCCGGGGCCTTTGGTACTGTCAGCCTTGCCATATGCAAATCCAATGCCCACCTCTTTGCTGTCAAGTCCACTACCACCTCTATTTCTTCTTTAGAGAATGAATACAACATTCTGAAGTCCTTGGACTCTCCATATGTTGTGCAATGCCTGGGCAAAGAGTACACCACAGAGAATGGTCAGAGTGTATATAACTTGTTTATGGAGTATATGCCAGGGGGCAGCATTGGGGATCTATTGACTAAGTTTGGAGGACAGTTGGATGAGTCGGTGATAAGATGCTACACCCGAGGCATCCTACTTGGCATTCAGTACCTCCACAGGAAGGGGATTGTTGATTGTGACATCAAGGGAAAGAACATTCTTGTGGGTTCCAATGGTGTGAAGCTTGCTGACCTTGGTTCTGCTAAGAGAAATGGCAATGAAGAGGACAAGGAACAGAGATGTCAATTGCGGGGAAGTCCTCTGTGGATGGCTCCTGAGGTTGTGAAGCAGGTGGAACAGGGGCCTGCTTCTGATATCTGGTCTCTCGGATGCACTGTGATTGAGATGAGCACTGGACAGCCTCCATGGGGCAGCACTTTGCATCCCCTCAATACGATGTATAGGATTGGCTTCATTGAAGAGCTTCCTGAGATGCCTCAATATCTCTCAGCTGAAGGCAAGGACTTTTTGGAGAAATGCTTAAGAAGAGATCCCAGACAGAG GAGTTTGTCAACcactagaaaggagaatgaagggGCATGTGGTGGAGACGAAAGCAAGGCCTGCAAGAAGAGCCCTCCTCCCAAAGATCGGATTCTGAAATTGGCAGGAGGCGGCGAATTCAATGGAGTTGTGGGGAAATGTAATAATTATTTTGCAGATCCCCTCCCTGATCAGTGGATTGTTGTAAGGTCCCCAGAACAATTGAAATCCTTCAACTCAGTTGAACCTTTTCAAATGTTGTTTTCCAAGGAGGTTCCTTCTACGCAGGCCGAAGTAGGTTGCACTTCGATTACAGAAACTAGTGATTACTCGGAAGAGGTCATGAGCTCGGAATCGGAGACTTATAGGTCGTTTTGTGGCAGAGAGGTTGACCGAATTGAGTATGCACTTTGTGAAGTCCAGCTTGCCAATTACTTGCATAAAGATATCTATGAAACCATGGATGTTAGTGACTCTGGACCTTGGAAAATAATTTAA